A window of Lacibacter sediminis contains these coding sequences:
- a CDS encoding leucine--tRNA ligase, giving the protein MEYKFREIEKKWQQQWINTSAYKVSNVSEKPKFYVLDMFPYPSGAGLHVGHPLGYIASDIYSRFKRLKGFNVLHPMGYDAFGLPAEQYAIEHGVHPAVSTDQNINNFRRQLDNIGFCYDWDREVRTCDAGYYKWTQWIFLQLFNSFYNRKTNKAEKIEVLIAAFEKEGNATHQIPHSQFPITSFTAEQWKAFDEKTKQDILMQYRLAYCGYGEVNWCEALGTVLANDEVVNGVSERGGHPVVKKKLRQWYLRITEYADRLLEGLERIEFSESMKEMQTNWIGKSSGAEIDFAIKNHDQKLRVYTTRPDTIFGVDFMVIAPELDLVDQIKSVEQTTAVDEYIAYVKSRSERERQAEKKISGVFTGAYAVNPFDGREIPIWISEYVLAGYGTGAIMAVPCGDDRDFKFAQHFNIPITNIIGKHFNGEDANATKDATLENSGFLNGTPMREAAEIVIGKLEELGIGTRKVNYRMRDAAFSRQRYWGEPFPIQWKNGTAYPLNETELPLLLPEVDSYSPGPEGEGPLANIPEWVAKELETNTMPGYAGSSWYFLRYMDPHNDQAFCDRAVSDYWNQVDIYIGGTEHAVGHLLYSRMWTKALYDLGHIGYDEPFKKLVNQGMIQGSSRFVYRLLFPDSVSMLRGDLSSNHAPVFISEGIYKKLMEIDVDNVIERIRYIKSVAPSSESIQNASNSIVTSKLHVDVNIVDGFELDIEAFKKWRNGEYANAEFILEDGKYICGSEVEKMSKSKFNTVNPDDLVTKYGADTFRMYEMFLGPVEISKPWDTKGIEGVHRFIKKLWRLFYDEVKGQVWNHDKATDAELKVLHKTIKKIEDDTERFSFNTGVSTFMIAVNELSDLKCYKKEILEQLLILLTPYAPHVSEELWSALGNSGSILDASFPKFEAKYVTESTKDYPVAINGKTRTELTLDLSITQAEVEQIILNNEVVLKWLDGKQPKKIIYVKNKMINVVI; this is encoded by the coding sequence ATGGAATACAAGTTCAGAGAAATTGAGAAGAAATGGCAACAGCAATGGATCAATACAAGTGCCTACAAGGTTTCGAACGTAAGTGAGAAACCAAAATTTTATGTGTTGGACATGTTTCCTTACCCAAGCGGTGCAGGGTTGCATGTGGGTCATCCGCTCGGTTATATTGCCAGCGATATTTATTCCCGTTTCAAACGCCTGAAAGGATTTAATGTATTGCATCCGATGGGTTACGATGCATTTGGTTTACCTGCCGAGCAGTATGCGATTGAACATGGCGTACACCCGGCCGTTAGTACCGATCAGAACATTAATAATTTCCGCAGACAGTTAGATAATATTGGTTTCTGTTACGATTGGGATCGTGAAGTGCGCACCTGCGATGCCGGTTATTACAAATGGACACAATGGATCTTCTTACAACTCTTCAATAGTTTTTACAACCGTAAAACAAACAAAGCCGAAAAGATTGAGGTGCTGATTGCAGCTTTTGAAAAAGAAGGTAACGCAACACACCAAATTCCTCATTCCCAATTCCCGATTACTTCATTTACTGCAGAACAGTGGAAAGCTTTTGATGAAAAGACAAAGCAGGATATTCTTATGCAATACCGCCTTGCTTATTGCGGCTATGGCGAAGTGAACTGGTGCGAAGCATTGGGTACTGTTTTAGCGAATGATGAAGTAGTGAATGGTGTGAGTGAACGTGGTGGACATCCGGTGGTGAAAAAGAAATTGCGTCAATGGTATTTGCGTATCACCGAATATGCCGATCGTTTACTGGAAGGTTTGGAGCGTATTGAGTTTAGCGAAAGCATGAAGGAAATGCAAACAAACTGGATTGGGAAATCAAGCGGCGCTGAAATTGATTTTGCAATAAAAAATCATGATCAAAAGTTAAGAGTATACACAACAAGGCCCGATACCATCTTTGGTGTTGACTTTATGGTGATTGCTCCGGAGTTGGATTTAGTTGATCAAATTAAATCTGTTGAGCAAACAACAGCTGTTGATGAATACATTGCTTATGTAAAAAGCCGCAGTGAGCGTGAGCGACAAGCGGAGAAAAAGATCAGCGGTGTGTTTACCGGTGCCTATGCAGTGAATCCATTTGATGGAAGAGAAATTCCGATCTGGATAAGTGAATATGTATTGGCGGGTTATGGCACAGGTGCAATTATGGCGGTGCCTTGCGGCGATGATCGTGATTTCAAATTTGCACAGCATTTTAATATTCCCATCACCAATATCATTGGCAAACATTTCAACGGTGAAGATGCAAACGCAACAAAAGATGCAACGCTTGAAAACAGTGGTTTCTTAAATGGTACGCCGATGCGTGAAGCTGCTGAAATAGTAATTGGTAAGCTGGAGGAATTGGGCATTGGTACACGAAAAGTAAATTACAGAATGCGTGATGCAGCGTTCAGCCGTCAGCGTTATTGGGGCGAACCATTTCCTATTCAATGGAAGAATGGTACTGCTTATCCGTTAAACGAAACCGAGTTGCCGCTGTTATTACCTGAAGTTGATAGCTATTCTCCCGGACCTGAAGGTGAAGGTCCATTGGCAAATATTCCGGAGTGGGTGGCGAAAGAATTAGAAACGAACACGATGCCCGGCTATGCAGGATCATCCTGGTATTTCTTACGCTATATGGATCCGCATAACGACCAAGCATTTTGCGACCGTGCAGTAAGTGATTACTGGAACCAGGTGGATATTTATATTGGCGGAACAGAACATGCAGTGGGGCATTTATTGTACAGCCGCATGTGGACGAAAGCCTTGTACGATCTTGGGCATATTGGTTATGATGAACCGTTTAAGAAATTGGTGAATCAGGGGATGATACAGGGCTCTTCAAGGTTTGTATATCGATTGCTTTTTCCGGACAGTGTTTCAATGTTGCGTGGCGATTTATCTTCAAATCATGCGCCAGTATTTATCTCAGAAGGTATTTATAAAAAACTAATGGAGATAGATGTTGATAATGTTATCGAAAGAATTAGATATATAAAATCTGTAGCCCCAAGTAGTGAATCAATTCAGAACGCTTCGAATTCAATAGTTACTTCGAAGTTGCATGTTGATGTAAATATTGTGGATGGATTTGAACTTGATATTGAAGCTTTCAAAAAGTGGCGTAACGGCGAATATGCAAATGCAGAATTTATTTTAGAAGATGGTAAATACATCTGTGGTTCTGAAGTTGAAAAAATGAGCAAGAGTAAGTTCAATACAGTGAATCCGGATGATCTTGTAACCAAATACGGCGCAGATACCTTCCGCATGTACGAAATGTTCCTCGGCCCTGTTGAGATCAGCAAACCTTGGGATACAAAAGGTATTGAAGGTGTTCATCGCTTTATCAAAAAACTCTGGCGATTGTTCTACGATGAAGTGAAAGGTCAGGTGTGGAATCACGACAAAGCAACAGATGCTGAGTTAAAAGTATTACACAAGACCATCAAGAAAATTGAAGACGATACAGAACGTTTCAGTTTTAACACCGGTGTGAGTACATTCATGATCGCCGTAAATGAATTGAGCGATTTGAAATGTTATAAGAAGGAAATTCTGGAGCAGTTGCTTATTCTATTAACGCCTTATGCGCCGCATGTGAGTGAAGAGCTGTGGAGTGCTTTAGGCAACAGTGGTTCTATTCTTGATGCAAGCTTCCCGAAATTTGAAGCGAAGTATGTTACTGAATCAACCAAAGATTACCCGGTTGCGATCAATGGTAAAACAAGAACAGAGTTAACCTTAGACCTCAGCATCACACAAGCAGAAGTGGAACAAATTATTTTAAATAATGAAGTGGTGTTGAAATGGCTTGATGGTAAACAACCAAAAAAGATCATCTACGTGAAGAATAAAATGATCAATGTAGTTATATAA